In Stegostoma tigrinum isolate sSteTig4 chromosome 35, sSteTig4.hap1, whole genome shotgun sequence, one genomic interval encodes:
- the LOC132206323 gene encoding relaxin-3-like, whose product MQRFWFILALWLVISEFQLEANAHKPVLGVKLCGREFIRAVIFTCGGSRWKRTGRNPADISENPDYLEKTIKDTNFDGWPLSEDVTIYEPESWRVLVRLGGDSRSRRSVSDDVLEALRSTNRKGRDVVAGLSSACCKWGCTKSEISSLC is encoded by the exons ATGCAGAGGTTTTGGTTTATCCTGGCCCTCTGGCTGGTCATCTCAGAGTTTCAGCTGGAGGCTAATGCTCATAAACCTGTTCTTGGAGTAAAactctgtgggagagaatttaTCCGGGCAGTCATTTTCACCTGCGGAGGCTCCAGGTGGAAAAGGACAGGAAGAAATCCAGCAG ATATCTCTGAGAACCCTGACTACCTGGAGAAGACGATAAAAGACACCAATTTTGATGGCTGGCCTCTTTCAGAAGATGTCACCATCTATGAGCCAGAGAGTTGGAGAGTGCTGGTACGACTTGGGGGAGACAGCCGAAGCAGGAGAAGCGTTTCTGATGATGTCTTAGAGGCTTTGCGAAGCACCaacaggaaggggagggatgtggtgGCAGGTCTGTCCAGTGCTTGTTGTAAATGGGGTTGCACCAAAAGTGAGATCAGCTCACTCTGTTAG